A genomic segment from Marmota flaviventris isolate mMarFla1 chromosome 7, mMarFla1.hap1, whole genome shotgun sequence encodes:
- the LOC114082685 gene encoding sperm motility kinase 2B-like, producing MSIESSERSVVRRVCRDLAACSSLEEALMGRYEPLGVVGQGSFAKVFLARHILTGTKVAVKVLRKGAGATLSWVLSELDIMKGLEHPHVVQLLENVETPGTAYAVMEDMAGGQLGQHIPEVVGLWEDEARMLFGQVASAVGYCHAQGIAHRDVKADNVLLDAAGRAKLCDFGLACRFRAGEKLGLLCGTVAYWAPELHRREPYDGPAVDVWSLGVLLILMLTGSVPFTGASYAEAKEQVLQARYHLPFHLSDEAQSLVSWMLTLEPAHRPTLQQILGHPWLSQDGERCPSPPAELLPKRPDTSILLAMLDLGYGLQETWVSVATRQFNQAMATYLLLGHQKTHLGGLQGPAEAWVAGGRALPVALQPLQLDSGPKEGCQQPALCSWPLLSYTGSHRRSTDITAEGQWETQPVCHFPVQPACQQPIPSLWPLRPAAGQVAVLKAGEPVLPAPDIGTKLLFH from the coding sequence ATGTCTATAGAGAGCAGTGAGCGTAGTGTGGTGCGGAGGGTGTGTCGGGACCTCGCGGCCTGCTCCTCCTTGGAGGAAGCCCTCATGGGCCGCTATGAGCCCCTGGGGGTCGTCGGGCAGGGCAGCTTTGCCAAGGTCTTCCTGGCCCGACACATCCTGACGGGGACGAAGGTGGCCGTGAAAGTCCTGCGGAAGGGGGCGGGGGCCACCTTGTCCTGGGTCTTGTCGGAGCTGGACATCATGAAGGGCTTGGAGCACCCGCACGTGGTGCAGCTGCTGGAGAACGTGGAGACCCCCGGCACTGCCTACGCGGTGATGGAGGACATGGCTGGGGGCCAGCTGGGCCAGCACATCCCGGAGGTGGTGGGCCTGTGGGAGGACGAGGCCCGCATGCTGTTCGGGCAGGTGGCCAGCGCCGTGGGGTACTGCCACGCGCAGGGCATCGCGCACCGGGACGTGAAGGCGGACAACGTGCTGCTGGATGCCGCGGGCCGCGCCAAGCTGTGCGACTTCGGCCTGGCCTGCAGGTTCAGGGCCGGAGAgaagctgggcctgctctgcggCACCGTGGCCTACTGGGCCCCGGAGCTGCACCGGCGAGAGCCCTACGACGGCCCCGCGGTGGACGTCTGGAGCCTGGGTGTCCTCCTGATCCTCATGCTCACGGGCAGCGTCCCGTTCACCGGGGCCAGCTATGCGGAGGCCAAGGAGCAGGTGCTGCAGGCCAGGTACCACCTCCCGTTCCACCTGTCCGACGAGGCGCAGAGCCTGGTGTCCTGGATGCTGACCCTGGAGCCCGCGCACAGGCCCACGCTCCAGCAGATCCTGGGGCACCCGTGGCTGAGCCAGGATGGGGAACGCTGCCCGAGTCCTCCCGCCGAGCTGCTCCCCAAGCGCCCGGACACCTCCATCCTGCTGGCCATGCTGGACCTGGGCTACGGGCTGCAGGAGACCTGGGTGTCGGTGGCGACGCGCCAGTTCAACCAGGCCATGGCCACCTACCTCCTGCTGGGCCACCAGAAAACCCATTTGGGTGGGCTGCAAGGTCCAGCTGAAGCTTGGGTAGCTGGCGGCAGGGCCTTACCCGTGGCCCTCCAACCCCTCCAACTGGACTCTGGGCCCAAGGAGGGGTGCCAGCAACCTGCTCTTTGCTCCTGGCCCCTTTTGTCCTACACGGGCAGCCACAGAAGGAGCACAGACATCACAGCAGAGGGCCAGTGGGAGACCCAACCTGTCTGCCATTTTCCTGTGCAGCCTGCTTGCCAGCAGCCAATTCCCAGCCTGTGGCCCCTCCGCCCAGCTGCTGGCCAAGTGGCAGTGCTGAAGGCTGGAGAGCCTGTTCTCCCAGCCCCTGACATTGGAACCAAGCTCCTGTTCCACTGA
- the LOC139706382 gene encoding sperm motility kinase Z-like, whose translation MLFGQVASAVGYCHAQGIAHRDVKADNVLLDATGRAKLCDFGLACRFRAGEKLGLLCGTVAYWAPELHRREPYDGPAVDVWSLGVLLILMLTGSVPFTGASYAEAKEQVLQARYHLPFHLSDEAQSLVSWMLTLEPAHRPTLQQILGHPWLSQDGERCPSPPAELLPKRPDTSILLAMLDLGYGLQETWVSVATRQFNQAMATYLLLGHQKTQGAGCQVRLQMPGRPQVGPCPSLSIPSSLTLGPRWGVSRPAMRSWALSACEQQQQQQEQQQQPEELKPSGQVGSRRASLPAIMLCSLSASVPAPGPTAPLPGSSQALAPDPSSSSTAQPPAGSRTLA comes from the coding sequence ATGCTGTTCGGGCAGGTGGCCAGCGCCGTGGGCTACTGCCACGCGCAGGGCATCGCGCACCGGGACGTGAAGGCGGACAACGTGCTGCTGGATGCCACGGGCCGCGCCAAGCTGTGCGACTTCGGCCTGGCCTGCAGGTTCAGGGCCGGAGAgaagctgggcctgctctgcggCACCGTGGCCTACTGGGCCCCGGAGCTGCACCGGCGAGAGCCCTACGACGGCCCCGCGGTGGACGTCTGGAGCCTGGGTGTCCTCCTGATCCTCATGCTCACGGGCAGCGTCCCGTTCACCGGGGCCAGCTATGCGGAGGCCAAGGAGCAGGTGCTGCAGGCCAGGTACCACCTCCCGTTCCACCTGTCCGACGAGGCGCAGAGCCTGGTGTCCTGGATGCTGACCCTGGAGCCCGCGCACAGGCCCACGCTCCAGCAGATCCTGGGGCACCCGTGGCTGAGCCAGGATGGGGAACGCTGCCCGAGTCCTCCCGCCGAGCTGCTCCCCAAGCGCCCGGACACCTCCATCCTGCTGGCCATGCTGGACCTGGGCTACGGGCTGCAGGAGACCTGGGTGTCGGTGGCGACGCGCCAGTTCAACCAGGCCATGGCCACCTACCTCCTGCTGGGCCACCAGAAAACCCAGGGGGCGGGCTGCCAGGTGCGGCTGCAGATGCCTGGGCGGCCACAGGTGGGCCCTTGCCCGTCCCTGTCCATCCCCTCCAGCTtgactctgggcccaaggtggggcGTCAGCAGACCGGCCATGCGCTCCTGGGCCCTCTCGGcctgtgagcagcagcagcagcagcaggagcagcagcagcagcctgaggaGCTCAAGCCTTcagggcaggtgggcagcaggagAGCCAGCCTGCCCGCCATCATGCTGTGCAGCCTGTCGGCCAGCGTCCCTGCTCCCGGCCCCACGGCCCCTCTGCCGGGGTCCTCCCAGGCCCTGGCACCGGATCCAAGCTCCTCCTCCACCGCGCAACCCCCTGCTGGCTCCAGGACCCTGGCCTGA
- the LOC139706383 gene encoding sperm motility kinase 2B-like — protein sequence MSRESSERSVVRRVCRDLAACSSLEEALTGRYEPLGVVGQGSFAKVFLARHILTGTKVAVKVLRKGAGATLSWVLSELDIMKGLEHPHVVQLLEIVETPGTAYVVMEDMARGQLGQHIPEVVGLWEDEACMLFGQVASAVGYCHAQGIAHRDVKADNVLLDAAGRAKLCDFGLACRFRAGEKLGLLCGTVAYWAPELHRGEPYDGPAVDVWSLGVLLILMLTGSVPFTGASYEQAKEQVLQARYHLPFHLSDEAQSLVSWMLTLEPAHRPTLQQILGHPWLSQDGERCPSPPAELLPRRPDTSILLAMLDLGYGLQETWVSVATRQFNQAMATYLLLGHQKTRGAGCQVRLQMPGRPQVGPCPSLCIPSSLTLGPRWGVSRPAMRSWPLSACEQQQQQQEQQQQPEELKPSGQVGSRRASLPAIMLCSLSASVPAPGPTAPLPGSSQALAPDPSSSSTAQPHAGSRTPGLTRDTARGWREVVRRMATCLARLCCCVQAPRTGSGRSNRVAPAAGGPAPPPAPPPRDPPGPAPTRGQALRRFFKNRVAPWPAPS from the coding sequence ATGTCTAGAGAGAGCAGTGAGCGTAGTGTGGTGCGGAGGGTGTGTCGGGACCTCGCGGCCTGCTCCTCCTTGGAGGAAGCCCTCACGGGCCGCTATGAGCCCCTGGGGGTCGTCGGGCAGGGCAGCTTTGCCAAGGTCTTCCTGGCCCGACACATCCTGACGGGGACGAAGGTGGCCGTGAAAGTCCTGCGGAAGGGGGCGGGGGCCACCTTGTCCTGGGTCTTGTCGGAGCTGGACATCATGAAGGGCTTGGAGCACCCGCACGTGGTGCAGCTGCTGGAGATCGTGGAGACCCCCGGCACTGCCTACGTGGTGATGGAGGACATGGCTCGGGGCCAGCTGGGCCAGCACATCCCGGAGGTCGTGGGCCTGTGGGAGGACGAGGCCTGCATGCTGTTCGGGCAGGTGGCCAGCGCCGTGGGCTACTGCCACGCGCAGGGCATCGCGCACCGGGACGTGAAGGCGGACAACGTGCTGCTGGATGCCGCGGGCCGCGCCAAGCTGTGCGACTTCGGCCTGGCCTGCAGGTTCAGGGCCGGAGAgaagctgggcctgctctgcggCACCGTGGCCTACTGGGCCCCGGAGCTGCACCGGGGAGAGCCCTACGACGGCCCCGCGGTGGACGTCTGGAGCCTGGGTGTCCTCCTGATCCTCATGCTCACGGGCAGCGTCCCGTTCACCGGGGCCAGCTATGAGCAGGCCAAGGAGCAGGTGCTGCAGGCCAGGTACCACCTCCCGTTCCACCTGTCCGACGAGGCGCAGAGCCTGGTGTCCTGGATGCTGACCCTGGAGCCCGCGCACAGGCCCACGCTCCAGCAGATCCTGGGGCACCCGTGGCTGAGCCAGGATGGGGAACGCTGCCCGAGTCCTCCCGCCGAGCTGCTCCCCAGGCGCCCGGACACCTCCATCCTGCTGGCCATGCTGGACCTGGGCTACGGGCTGCAGGAGACCTGGGTGTCGGTGGCGACGCGCCAGTTCAACCAGGCCATGGCCACCTACCTCCTGCTGGGCCACCAGAAAACCCGGGGGGCGGGCTGCCAGGTGCGGCTGCAGATGCCTGGGCGGCCACAGGTGGGCCCTTGCCCGTCCCTGTGCATCCCCTCCAGCTtgactctgggcccaaggtggggcGTCAGCAGACCGGCCATGCGCTCCTGGCCCCTCTCGGcctgtgagcagcagcagcagcagcaggagcagcagcagcagcctgaggaGCTCAAGCCTTcagggcaggtgggcagcaggagAGCCAGCCTGCCCGCCATCATGCTGTGCAGCCTGTCGGCCAGCGTCCCTGCTCCCGGCCCCACGGCCCCTCTGCCGGGGTCCTCCCAGGCCCTGGCACCGGATCCAAGCTCCTCCTCCACCGCGCAACCCCATGCTGGCTCCAGGACCCCTGGCCTGACCCGTGACACCGCCAGGGGATGGAGGGAAGTGGTCCGGAGGATGGCCACCTGTCTGGCGAGGCTGTGCTGCTGCGTGCAGGCCCCCAGGACTGGCTCCGGACGCTCCAACAGAGTGGCTCCCGCAGCTGGAGGGCCCGCgccaccaccagcaccaccacccaGGGACCCCCCGGGACCTGCCCCCACCAGAGGTCAGGCCCTCAGAAGATTCTTCAAAAACAGAGTGGCTCCCTGGCCAGCGCCCAGCTGA